The Primulina huaijiensis isolate GDHJ02 chromosome 9, ASM1229523v2, whole genome shotgun sequence genomic interval ATTTAATTTCAACATCAGATGAAGAGTTAGGCCCCATTGAATCTCCATCCGAGGTCCGCTCAGCCTCCGGGTTGAGACCATCGAAGGAGAAAAACCTCCGGAAACTTTGAGGTACAGTACTAATTTGATCTAGTAGATGTTTTATCAATGGAGGCGAGGGCCTGCGGCGGTGGAAGGGGATGCCGAAGGCAATCAACATGGGTAAAACTCATCGATCATCCATGGATGAGTAATGACTTGCGAAGCTTTGTGCAAGCTTCTCTTCGTTTAAATTAGCTTGTAAAATATCAAGATAGCTGTTAAGccggtgaaaaaaaaaataaacagacGCTTAATCttttatacttttaaaaaaataatcttaaattaattattttagatatatgtatttttaatacgtgtttttaataatttcaacaatgtataattcatattttatatatttgaatacttaaaaattgtttttaaaattatatttttatggttaataatttttgtaattcgacactcaataaaataataaaaaaaattaaaaaaacaaaatatgacTACTTGACTAAAATATAAAACACTAAAAATAGTGTAATTTATTTTCAGTTGTGTTGATTAGATTTTGAATTATAcgtcaaaaataaataaaattttattttctaaacaacAAAAGAGATTATAGATTAACCAATAGGTACCATTCGACCTTTTAATAGAAAtattagtaatattttaaaaaaaatttgattattagaaattatttcatttcattcatttttcatttagtCGGTACTAATAATTGGAATGGAATAGAACTAccatttctttcttatttttatttcattctgCAGTTGATTTCATTTATACCTTATTTCAATTCAATATATCATCATGACAGTAAGTTTTCTTCACTTATAAAATActaaaagagtaggtctcttgtgagacgatctcatgaatctttatctgtgagacggtcaaccctaccgatatttacaataaaaggtaatactcttagcataaaaaagtaatactttttcatggataacccaaataaaatatatgtatcacaaaatacgaccaatAAGTctgtctcacacaattttttgtcatACTAAAAACATTCAAAATACTTGTTCAAACAGTGCCGAGAAAATTATAGAGTTTAGTAACATGGGAAGAGGATTTGAAACAAATAAAATGTTTCATAATACTTTATTTATCTGatcataaataaatttcattGCACACGTTTTTATTttcgataataataataataataggtgATTCTAAGAAGCATGAAATAACAAATCAATAGttacaatttaatatttttttgagcaAACAGTTATAATTAATATTGAGAGAGCAAAAACACAGCTATATGCTCCAAATGACTCCCGCTGCTTGCAGGTTTTGGGAAGGGAAAAgcaaataataaatttcaaaggTGTTCATCTTCATTTTTGTCCAAGGAGGCAGAAAGAAAGCTCAAGATAAAGCCATCGAGATCACCTTCCAGCACCGACTCAGGATCCGCAACCTCAAACTCTGTTCTATGATCCTTCACCATTCGATGAGGCTGCCAAAAGGGTATGTGTGATTAGTCCAGTCCATTCGTGGTGTTGAAATTTATCCTAAATCACAATATCGAGTACTTATGGGTGAAGATGCATACATGGAGTACGTAAGAACGTATTTGACTGCCGAAATTTATATCGGTGAGAGACTGTGTGTGCTCTGCATTTATCTTAGCTTGGCGTTCCATCTCGAGTTGGTCCAGACGAGACTGAAGCACTGCCATGGCAGATGCCTTTTTTTGATGCTGTGACCTGTCAGGTAGTGAAAATACATAACTTAGAGCCAATGTGGCCATTTGCAGAATCTACGTTCAAGTCTGGTCAGAAGGAAATACATAATTTGATGTACTGTGCCTTTCGTTTTGACAAGAGGAGGTGACTCCAGTTGGAATGTGAGTTATCCGGACAGCACTCTCGGTAGTGTTGGCGTGCTGACCGCCAGCTCCCCCAGATCGAAACCGCTCAATTCGTAGGTCAGATTCGTTGATTTGAACATGAGAAGATCCGTCGACAAGAATGGGAATTACGGCTATGGAAGCAAATGATGTATGCCTTCGCTTATTGCTGTCAAATGGAGAAATGCGGACTAAACGGTGAGCCCCAAATTCAGTTTTGGCATATCCAAATGCATACTCCCCATCAACTTTAATAGTAGCGCGCTGATGAATGAAAATGAAAGAGAATATCATGAAATAACATGAAGCATGTGCTTACCTTTGTGGAAGAAAAAATGAGGTAGAAACACATGATTAATTTTCAGAAATGGAAAATATGGAAAAGAACTGTGAAAACCATAAATCAAAAATTGCCTACAAATATGTGAACAtgaaataaacaaaaagaatTGGCGAAAAACAAACCTTTATCCCCGCAATCTCGCCAGGCATTTCATCCACAACAGTGACCCTAAAACCCTGGCCTTCCGCCCACTTTTTATACATCTGCATGACCATTGAAGCCCAGTCCATGCTCTCAGTACCACCAGCTCCAGCTTGAACCTGTATAGAAAGTGGTGTAAACAAATTTGATAGATATATTGAACAATATTTTGGCAACTGGAGAAGTAAAACAAGTTCAGATAATATGTTTGAAGATTAAACAAGAAGAAATTTCAAACAAACGATGACGCATATAACATTATCGATACACTAGATTGGATTGCATTACTTCACCTCGATAAAACAAGAGCAAGAGTCATGCTCCCCAGCTAACAGGGCTTCAAGCTCTTTTTCTTTGATGGATTTTCTCAATGTAAGTAGATCATTCAAAGATTCCTACAATTATGGAAAATATACAAGATTAGTAATACATGTaagttatatattatataaaaaccaAATAGCTAAATCACCTAATTATTTTTACTTTACAAGATAACATTATTTTTACTTTACAAGataacaaatttattattatattaaataaaaaatgtacaaTGAAGGATAAGGCATCGTTTCATCTAATATTACAAAGAAACATATAATGCAATCTAATGTGGATTCCTAGGCTCGTTAGTCGACAGGAATAGATGACACAAATAAATCATGTTTTCAACAATTCGATCTTCACTTGAACAGAGAGTGAATAGAAATTGCAACTGGAGGAGAAGGCTCTTTGTCTGATGCTTAGATTAATGCCCAGAATGATGATTACAGAGAGGGGGTGGAGTTTATGGGATCACACGACAACGGACAAGCTGCAAGAAGAACCAAACAGAGACTTTTCTATGCCGAGGTTCAAGCCCTCCCCAAAAGATTGGATGCTCCAAATTGTATCTGTCGGAGATGTAACAATTATATGCCGAGGTTCAAGCCCTCCCCAAAAGATTGGATGCTCCAAATATTTGTAAGAGAATGCTAGAAGGAACAAATTATAACACTGGACTGATATTGCTTTCACACTATATAAATAGAAACATTTCTCCAAAGAAATTGTAAAGTATTCATGTATACAACTAATTTGCATAGCTTCACGTAGTTTTGTTTCGTACACCGATGaaaaaacagaagaaggggcGGAACATCGGAATATTGGTACttccattaacatattcattAGGTAGAAATTCATGTAATGACATATAAGATCAAAAATTAagata includes:
- the LOC140984428 gene encoding peptide chain release factor PrfB2, chloroplastic-like, which codes for MQLLGIFFLRNFDNGFRSIFNLRWKFQYGSTFTRLACSQAAVESSTSDGLTVEGIIANNWTIYDENEKDWKSHASAIAQSIHLIKKRLRWKRLLQRVETLSEQLNKPDLWEDPVHAGKISREHGSLMGKVKEVNSFKQELFEYINMIKLARGENDSESESESLNDLLTLRKSIKEKELEALLAGEHDSCSCFIEVQAGAGGTESMDWASMVMQMYKKWAEGQGFRVTVVDEMPGEIAGIKRATIKVDGEYAFGYAKTEFGAHRLVRISPFDSNKRRHTSFASIAVIPILVDGSSHVQINESDLRIERFRSGGAGGQHANTTESAVRITHIPTGVTSSCQNERSQHQKKASAMAVLQSRLDQLEMERQAKINAEHTQSLTDINFGSQIRSYVLHPHRMVKDHRTEFEVADPESVLEGDLDGFILSFLSASLDKNEDEHL